Proteins encoded within one genomic window of Pristiophorus japonicus isolate sPriJap1 chromosome 11, sPriJap1.hap1, whole genome shotgun sequence:
- the LOC139275645 gene encoding uncharacterized protein in mobD 3'region-like — MGISNVDLSNVDLFDVDPSNVNLSNVDLPNVDLSNVDLSNVDLSNVDLSNVDLSNVDLSNVDLSNVDLSNMNLSNVDLSNEDLSNEDISNMDLSNVDLRNVDLSNEDISNMDLSNVELPNEDLSNENLSNMNLSNMNLSNMNLSNVDLSNISAVSTAQCCSPPYSRVIT, encoded by the coding sequence ATGGGCATCTCCAATGTTGACCTCTCCAACGTGGACCTCTTTGATGTGGACCCTTCCAATGTTAACCTCTCCAATGTTGACCTTCCCAATGTAGACCTTTCCAATGTTGATCTTTCCAATGTGGACCTCTCCAACGTGGACCTCTCCAACGTGGACCTCTCCAACGTGGACCTCTCCAACGTGGACCTCTCCAACGTGGACCTCTCCAACATGAACCTCTCCAATGTGGACCTCTCCAATGAGGACCTCTCCAATGAGGACATCTCCAATATGGACCTCTCCAATGTGGATCTTCGCAATGTGGACCTCTCCAATGAGGACATCTCCAATATGGACCTCTCCAATGTGGAACTTCCCAATGAGGACCTGTCCAATGAGAACCTCTCCAACATGAACCTCTCCAACATGAACCTCTCCAACATGAACCTCTCCAATGTTGACCTCTCTAACATCAGTGCTGTTTCCACAGCTCAATGCTGCTCTCCTCCATATTCTCGTGTCATCACCTAG